The Calditerrivibrio nitroreducens DSM 19672 genome window below encodes:
- a CDS encoding glycosyltransferase family 9 protein: MDNRPYTVVFQHDLGIGDLIFRLPYIEAVAKQSRNNRVVLIARPTCRALDILRSVEYIEEIIIYDRWRKEDNKGEHRGFSGFLKLLKIVKAKRFERIVIFSDRIRYGLLAFMAGIPIRIGYGGFGWNWPQRFFLNRKPYIKKYDGPCITNYEWATELSIKHGFTDRRLVPRLKIPIELIEKHKDITNGLPDKNIVVAVGASVKHKDWGVENFTQLAIRLLETGYGVIFIGGRSEEGILKNINEKIPDIIRIHLKTLMPESVMDSAAIIKHCDVCLGNDTGIVYVAAATESKTLVLIGNRPIPCHDPDIRYITAESISAITVDRVYNDLVEIIK, translated from the coding sequence ATGGATAATAGGCCTTATACGGTTGTTTTTCAACATGATCTCGGTATAGGGGATTTGATATTTAGACTACCATATATAGAAGCAGTGGCAAAACAAAGTAGAAATAACAGGGTGGTACTCATTGCAAGGCCCACCTGCAGAGCGTTGGATATTCTAAGAAGTGTTGAGTATATCGAAGAGATAATAATTTATGATAGATGGAGAAAAGAGGATAACAAGGGTGAACATAGAGGTTTCTCTGGATTTCTTAAACTTCTGAAGATTGTAAAAGCTAAAAGATTCGAAAGAATAGTTATTTTTTCAGATAGAATCAGGTACGGTTTGCTTGCATTTATGGCTGGTATCCCGATAAGAATAGGGTATGGTGGTTTTGGGTGGAACTGGCCTCAACGGTTTTTTTTAAATCGCAAGCCTTATATAAAAAAATACGATGGGCCATGTATTACAAATTATGAATGGGCTACAGAGCTATCAATCAAGCATGGTTTTACGGATAGAAGATTGGTGCCGCGTCTTAAAATACCGATAGAATTGATTGAAAAACATAAAGATATAACTAATGGATTGCCTGATAAAAATATTGTTGTGGCGGTAGGGGCTTCTGTTAAACACAAAGATTGGGGTGTGGAAAATTTTACTCAACTGGCAATTCGTTTATTAGAAACTGGATATGGTGTTATTTTTATAGGTGGTAGGTCTGAAGAAGGCATTTTGAAAAATATAAACGAAAAAATACCTGATATAATAAGGATACATCTAAAAACGTTGATGCCAGAATCTGTGATGGATAGTGCTGCAATTATAAAACATTGTGATGTTTGTCTGGGTAATGACACAGGTATCGTTTATGTTGCAGCCGCCACTGAATCCAAAACATTGGTTTTAATTGGAAATAGACCTATACCATGTCACGATCCTGACATCAGATATATTACCGCAGAATCTATATCGGCTATTACTGTAGATAGAGTTTACAACGATTTAGTAGAAATTATAAAATGA
- a CDS encoding O-antigen ligase family protein yields the protein MKSFFQIYMEKYHIHNWLIFLGLSGFINIKYFSMTTLLILAILGIFVLISFRKDLLLNREDKVFIILMVLLPMAFFLNMLFFGFVPHHLDRPFRMFLGVFAFLLLETYGVSKRLVFIALIICLVYASCLSYYKIVILNEPRAYSFIYFIPFGNFALLLGLIGLSYIYLNNKLSKWNKIALGFIIFSLSLWVSIASGTRGGWVVLPILIFILTFIFDFIKNIHRVIIILLLSVIFIMSYFTSDFIKNKINIAIEEMNLYLNTEQQSDMLLGSFGTRLEMWRYGLKLFAESPVFGQGFVGFDKRLKEDVENKKVNRALLDHGHLHNDIINIMAKQGLVGLAVYLVFYMMLFQYFFKRMKNRNLTEDVRFFATVGGLTVAGMFLFSLSDSMFGTAAGITNYVFLITLAAGGMRYYEKLLKKEVIYG from the coding sequence ATGAAGAGTTTTTTTCAAATTTACATGGAAAAATATCATATACATAATTGGTTGATATTTTTGGGGTTATCTGGCTTTATAAATATTAAATACTTTTCCATGACGACACTGTTAATTTTAGCCATTCTGGGTATTTTTGTTTTGATTTCATTTAGAAAAGATCTATTATTAAACAGAGAAGACAAGGTATTTATAATATTAATGGTTTTACTCCCAATGGCTTTTTTTCTCAATATGCTTTTCTTTGGATTTGTTCCACATCATTTAGATAGACCATTTAGGATGTTTTTGGGTGTGTTTGCTTTTTTGTTACTGGAAACTTATGGTGTTTCAAAAAGATTGGTATTTATAGCTTTAATAATCTGCTTAGTATACGCTTCTTGTCTATCTTACTATAAAATTGTAATTTTAAATGAGCCGAGAGCCTATAGTTTTATTTATTTTATACCTTTTGGTAACTTTGCACTTTTATTGGGATTAATTGGTTTATCTTATATATATCTCAATAATAAACTATCAAAATGGAATAAGATAGCCTTAGGATTTATTATTTTCAGTTTGTCTTTATGGGTTTCCATTGCATCTGGCACAAGGGGTGGTTGGGTGGTCTTACCTATTTTGATTTTCATTTTGACATTTATATTCGATTTTATCAAAAATATACACAGAGTTATTATAATTTTGTTATTATCTGTTATATTTATAATGTCTTACTTTACATCAGACTTTATAAAAAATAAGATAAATATAGCAATTGAGGAAATGAATCTTTACCTGAACACAGAACAACAATCTGATATGTTATTAGGTAGTTTTGGTACAAGATTAGAGATGTGGAGATACGGATTAAAATTATTTGCCGAAAGTCCAGTCTTTGGTCAAGGTTTTGTTGGATTTGATAAAAGATTAAAGGAAGATGTCGAAAATAAAAAGGTAAATAGAGCATTATTAGACCACGGCCATCTTCATAATGATATAATAAATATTATGGCTAAGCAGGGGCTTGTGGGTTTAGCCGTATATCTTGTTTTTTATATGATGCTTTTTCAGTATTTTTTTAAAAGGATGAAGAACAGAAATCTAACAGAAGATGTGAGATTTTTTGCCACGGTAGGTGGTCTAACTGTTGCAGGAATGTTTCTTTTCTCTCTTTCAGATTCAATGTTTGGCACTGCAGCTGGTATTACAAATTATGTATTTTTGATAACACTGGCGGCCGGTGGCATGAGGTATTATGAAAAACTTTTGAAAAAAGAGGTTATTTATGGATAA
- a CDS encoding glycosyltransferase family 2 protein has protein sequence MSLTILIRVYNRIDDLLANLKIIRELWKKFNNAFVIVAFNGKDDGYELPEKVFKYADKVIQFENNSGHLKGNSQLILESYNYIPEDTEFLILLEADTWLLDDSLISKYSTIMAVKDIAWCSSEWRNLTYSLGIDFAILNFKLIRGFYRDLFNFDKNPEEWVADFLIQKGLRFSYVKELMPVHIPKILSSFFRLKDRRLHIFLKGKMITHHIECLKNGIEDKFAIANCIINSQFFYTSFKKNCFILKIFYFFLPYLLMVTPQSSWFKRKKHIFLRYI, from the coding sequence GTGAGTTTAACAATTTTAATAAGGGTTTATAATAGGATTGATGATTTATTGGCTAATCTAAAGATCATTAGAGAATTATGGAAAAAATTTAATAATGCATTTGTTATAGTTGCATTTAATGGTAAAGATGATGGTTACGAATTACCTGAAAAAGTATTCAAATATGCAGATAAAGTCATCCAATTTGAAAATAACTCAGGTCATTTAAAAGGTAACTCTCAATTGATATTAGAATCATACAACTATATACCTGAAGATACTGAATTTCTTATCCTTTTAGAAGCAGACACATGGTTGTTAGATGATTCTTTGATATCTAAGTATTCAACTATTATGGCCGTAAAAGATATAGCATGGTGTAGTAGCGAATGGAGAAATTTAACATATTCTTTAGGAATAGATTTTGCAATACTTAATTTCAAACTTATAAGAGGATTTTATAGAGATCTTTTTAATTTTGATAAGAACCCAGAAGAATGGGTGGCAGATTTTTTAATTCAAAAAGGCTTAAGATTTTCATATGTAAAAGAACTTATGCCTGTACATATCCCTAAAATATTAAGCTCTTTTTTTAGGTTAAAAGATAGAAGATTGCATATTTTTTTGAAAGGTAAGATGATCACACATCATATTGAGTGTTTAAAAAATGGTATAGAAGATAAATTTGCTATTGCAAATTGTATAATTAATTCTCAATTTTTCTATACATCGTTTAAGAAGAACTGTTTTATTTTGAAGATATTTTACTTTTTTCTTCCATATTTGCTTATGGTTACACCTCAAAGTAGCTGGTTTAAAAGGAAAAAACATATTTTTTTAAGATATATCTGA
- the purD gene encoding phosphoribosylamine--glycine ligase yields MKVLVIGSGGREHAIAWKLSESPKVSKVYCAPGNGGTANEKKCENIDIKPLDFERLANFVQENNIYFTIVGPEEPLAKGISDYFEEKGLKIFGPKKDGALLEASKSFAKEIMVSAGIPTAYYREFDNFEGALKFLKEKGVPIVIKADGLAAGKGVTVAHNFNEAEKALREIFIDNLFGEAGNKVVIEEFLTGEEASFIAITDGKNILPFASSQDHKTVYDNDTGPNTGGMGAYSPAPVVDHGVYEKVMNSVMYPLLNELKKKNIDYKGFIYAGLMIDKGEPKVLEFNCRLGDPETQPLLFRMKSDLFDLIDCAINGELDKFDITWYDEYSVGVVMTSGGYPKEYEKGFKITGLESVSSDVKVFHAGTKFQNGEFITDGGRVLCVTARAADLKTAIDKVYGEVSKINFNKCHYRKDIGLKGLIKNNR; encoded by the coding sequence ATGAAAGTCCTTGTAATTGGAAGTGGTGGAAGAGAACATGCTATTGCATGGAAATTATCAGAAAGCCCAAAAGTCAGTAAAGTATATTGTGCACCGGGAAATGGTGGTACTGCAAATGAAAAAAAATGTGAAAATATAGATATAAAACCTTTAGATTTTGAAAGATTGGCAAATTTTGTCCAGGAGAATAATATCTATTTCACAATTGTTGGCCCTGAAGAACCACTTGCAAAAGGGATATCCGATTATTTTGAAGAAAAAGGGTTAAAAATATTTGGTCCAAAAAAAGATGGGGCTCTTCTCGAGGCGAGTAAATCTTTTGCAAAAGAGATTATGGTTTCTGCTGGTATTCCCACTGCTTATTATAGGGAATTTGATAATTTTGAAGGGGCTTTGAAATTTTTAAAGGAGAAGGGTGTACCTATTGTTATAAAAGCTGATGGTCTTGCGGCAGGCAAAGGTGTTACCGTTGCACATAATTTCAATGAAGCGGAGAAGGCATTAAGAGAGATCTTTATCGATAATTTATTTGGTGAGGCTGGAAATAAGGTTGTCATCGAAGAGTTTTTGACCGGTGAAGAGGCTTCATTTATAGCTATTACTGATGGTAAAAATATTCTCCCTTTCGCTTCCAGTCAGGATCATAAAACAGTCTACGACAACGATACAGGTCCAAATACCGGTGGTATGGGAGCTTACTCACCTGCTCCGGTTGTTGATCATGGCGTATATGAAAAAGTTATGAATAGTGTCATGTATCCTTTGCTCAATGAATTAAAGAAAAAAAACATTGATTATAAAGGATTTATATACGCTGGGCTTATGATAGATAAAGGAGAGCCGAAGGTTCTTGAGTTTAACTGTAGACTTGGTGATCCGGAAACGCAACCATTACTATTTAGAATGAAATCAGATCTTTTTGATCTAATAGATTGTGCAATCAATGGTGAACTTGATAAGTTTGACATCACATGGTATGATGAATATTCCGTTGGTGTTGTGATGACCTCTGGTGGTTATCCCAAAGAGTATGAAAAAGGGTTTAAAATAACAGGTCTTGAATCTGTATCAAGCGATGTTAAGGTATTTCACGCCGGGACTAAATTTCAAAATGGTGAATTTATAACCGATGGTGGAAGAGTTTTATGTGTAACCGCCCGTGCAGCTGATCTAAAAACAGCAATAGATAAAGTTTATGGAGAAGTTTCAAAAATTAATTTTAATAAATGCCATTATAGAAAAGATATTGGATTAAAGGGATTGATAAAAAACAACCGATAG
- the purH gene encoding bifunctional phosphoribosylaminoimidazolecarboxamide formyltransferase/IMP cyclohydrolase, whose product MIIMPKRALISVSKKDGLIDFARFLVNKGVEILSTGGTYKLLKENNISVVEISEFTGFPEMLDGRVKTLHPKVHAGILNIRDNKNHRETMATHNLKDIDMVVVNLYPFEETVSKENVSLDEAIENIDIGGPSMIRSAAKNFKFVTVVTDPKDYGKIINEMDVKGGVSFETRIDLARKAYSLTAFYDSMISNYFNRLLGIKFPEYATVSGRLKEIMRYGENPHQDSAFYVHPLIKEVSVSTSKQLQGKELSFNNIVDINSAFELLKEFDEPAVVIVKHNNPCGVAIGKDLLEAYLLALECDPISAFGGIVALNRIVDKSVAEEMKKLFLEVIIAPAFDNEAIQLLAEKKNLRLIETGEISKYRDPELDLKKVVGGFLLQDRDLHQLDDIRSLPVPTKRKPTDFEYKALDFAWKVAKHVKSNAIVYSNDRQTIGIGAGQMSRVDSSKIAALKARKPIDGLAMASDAFFPFRDSIDEAAERGIKAIIQPGGSIRDEEVIKACDEHGIAMVFTGIRHFKH is encoded by the coding sequence ATGATTATTATGCCAAAGAGAGCACTAATAAGTGTTTCCAAAAAAGATGGTCTTATCGATTTTGCGAGATTTTTGGTTAACAAAGGTGTGGAAATTCTCTCCACTGGTGGTACTTATAAATTGCTAAAAGAGAATAATATTTCAGTTGTAGAAATTTCTGAGTTTACAGGTTTTCCAGAGATGCTTGATGGGAGAGTTAAAACTTTGCATCCTAAGGTTCATGCTGGTATCTTAAATATCAGGGATAACAAAAATCATAGGGAAACCATGGCCACCCATAATTTAAAAGATATTGATATGGTTGTGGTGAACCTGTACCCCTTCGAAGAAACTGTTTCAAAAGAAAACGTTAGTCTGGATGAAGCAATAGAAAATATAGATATAGGTGGCCCTTCGATGATCAGAAGTGCTGCTAAAAATTTCAAATTTGTTACAGTAGTTACAGATCCAAAAGATTATGGTAAAATTATAAATGAAATGGACGTTAAAGGTGGTGTGTCATTTGAAACAAGGATAGATCTTGCCAGAAAGGCCTATTCTCTCACAGCATTTTATGACAGTATGATTTCTAATTACTTCAACAGGCTTCTTGGGATAAAATTTCCTGAGTATGCAACAGTGTCAGGTAGGCTCAAAGAGATTATGAGATATGGTGAAAATCCCCACCAGGATTCAGCATTTTATGTGCATCCACTCATAAAAGAGGTATCTGTATCCACATCAAAACAATTGCAAGGAAAGGAGCTATCGTTTAATAATATCGTTGATATCAATTCTGCTTTTGAACTTCTAAAGGAGTTTGATGAACCTGCAGTAGTTATTGTAAAGCATAATAACCCTTGCGGCGTAGCCATTGGAAAAGATCTCCTGGAGGCTTATTTACTTGCTCTTGAGTGTGATCCAATCAGTGCTTTTGGTGGAATAGTTGCGTTAAATAGAATAGTAGACAAATCTGTTGCAGAAGAGATGAAAAAGCTTTTTTTAGAGGTTATTATTGCCCCTGCTTTTGATAACGAAGCTATTCAGTTACTTGCTGAAAAGAAAAATTTGAGATTAATAGAGACGGGAGAGATTTCAAAATATAGAGATCCGGAGCTTGATCTTAAAAAGGTAGTGGGAGGTTTTTTACTGCAGGATAGGGACTTACACCAGTTGGATGATATAAGAAGTTTACCGGTACCCACAAAGAGAAAACCAACAGATTTTGAATACAAAGCCCTTGATTTTGCCTGGAAAGTAGCAAAGCATGTTAAGTCAAATGCAATAGTTTATTCGAATGACAGACAGACTATCGGTATAGGTGCAGGACAGATGAGTAGGGTGGATTCAAGTAAGATAGCTGCATTGAAGGCAAGAAAGCCTATAGATGGACTTGCTATGGCTTCTGATGCTTTTTTTCCTTTTAGGGATAGCATTGATGAGGCAGCAGAAAGAGGTATAAAAGCAATTATTCAACCTGGTGGCTCCATAAGAGATGAAGAGGTCATTAAAGCATGCGATGAACATGGCATTGCTATGGTTTTTACAGGAATAAGACATTTTAAACATTAA
- the lspA gene encoding signal peptidase II has protein sequence MSLSIFLIVTIIVIDQWTKKVIVGRFNLYDTIAVIDGFFNITYVLNPGAAFGFLAKMSEQYRVAFFVLVTVIAIAIVVYLLIKEKSVLLRRYAYTLILAGAIGNLIDRITIGKVVDFLDFYIGKYHWPAFNVADISISVGVGLLILDMLMEKQRKTINNSNDVKNIG, from the coding sequence ATGAGTCTTAGTATATTTTTAATTGTAACTATAATTGTTATTGACCAGTGGACTAAAAAGGTGATTGTTGGTAGGTTTAATTTGTACGATACGATTGCGGTTATTGATGGCTTTTTCAATATTACGTACGTACTTAATCCTGGTGCTGCTTTTGGTTTTCTGGCTAAGATGAGTGAGCAATATAGGGTTGCTTTTTTTGTTTTGGTAACGGTCATTGCGATAGCTATTGTGGTATATCTTTTAATAAAAGAAAAAAGTGTTTTATTGCGCAGATACGCATATACACTTATACTTGCTGGGGCTATTGGTAATCTGATAGACCGTATTACTATTGGTAAAGTTGTGGATTTTTTGGATTTTTATATTGGAAAATATCACTGGCCTGCCTTTAATGTGGCAGATATATCTATCAGTGTTGGTGTGGGGCTTCTTATTCTTGATATGTTGATGGAAAAGCAAAGAAAAACTATTAATAATTCAAACGATGTAAAGAACATTGGATAA
- the ileS gene encoding isoleucine--tRNA ligase: MDYKNSLNLPKTDYPMKGNLNEQEPKRIKKWEENGLYKKMLEARNPDKKYVLHDGPPYANGNIHIGHALNKILKDFIVKIKNAEGFYAPYVPGWDCHGLPIEHQVDKQLGDKKYEIPKSEIRKMCRNYAEKFIDIQREEFKRLGVVGDWDNPYITMDYQYEAITLKELYKFFNNGGIYKGSKPVYWCIDCVTALAEAEVEYDDHTSYSIYVKFPVYEETKLKLGVQGDLNVVIWTTTPWTLPANLGVAFHPEFKYSIIRILDTNNKNLKKGEMLIIASELVEKLMGQFGVDSYEEVKQILGVEFENGKCKHPFYDRESLMILGEHVTLDQGTGIVHTAPGHGQEDYEVGLKYGLDIYNPVDDHGNFKKDVELFAGLNVNKANKIIVEHIDNNGTLILSGNIQHSYPHCWRCKKPVIYRATPQWFISMEANDLRTKALSEIKKVRWTPSWGENRITAMIENRPDWCISRQRSWGVPIAVFSCTECGEIIINEEIQNKVLDAFMKHGADAWFDNDVEFFLGKGFKCPKCGSEKIKKETDILDVWFDSGVSHAAVCEVRDELKPSANMYLEGSDQHRGWFHSSLLESVGTRGVAPYKEVLTHGFVVDGKGRKMSKSLGNVVKPQEIIEKYGAEILRLWVAAEDYTEDVRISEDIIKRLVESYRKIRNTARYLLGNLYDFSHNKDYVEFDKLMELDKYILYKWQLVKDRIYKANQNYQFHIFYHTLINFCINDLSAFYLDIIKDRVYSYRADSYQRRSAQTAMFQLIKEMAIVMSPILSFTADEIWEYMPDFSGKKEFVFLETFPSVMKVDDNLLRKIDRIIDIKKEVNKAIEIARNEKIVGHPLDARVELYIDESDLAYCKIDEGLEKVFIVSELYVDNIDNSPSDVYTSDDGNVKVKVSASKLPKCERCWVHSETIGESKEHPALCRRCVENL; this comes from the coding sequence ATGGACTATAAAAATAGTTTAAATCTTCCAAAGACCGATTACCCTATGAAAGGTAATTTAAATGAGCAGGAGCCAAAAAGAATCAAAAAATGGGAAGAGAACGGTTTATACAAAAAGATGCTTGAAGCAAGAAATCCTGATAAAAAATATGTTTTACATGATGGGCCACCCTATGCCAATGGTAATATACATATCGGTCATGCACTTAATAAAATTTTGAAAGATTTTATTGTTAAAATCAAAAACGCAGAAGGTTTTTACGCCCCTTATGTGCCTGGTTGGGATTGCCACGGTTTACCGATTGAACATCAGGTGGATAAACAGCTTGGTGACAAAAAGTATGAGATACCAAAATCTGAAATCCGTAAAATGTGTAGAAACTATGCTGAAAAATTTATCGACATACAAAGGGAAGAGTTTAAAAGATTAGGCGTGGTTGGTGATTGGGATAATCCATATATCACTATGGATTATCAATACGAAGCCATTACGCTTAAAGAGCTTTACAAATTTTTCAATAATGGCGGTATATATAAAGGTTCTAAACCTGTTTATTGGTGCATCGATTGCGTAACTGCTCTTGCGGAAGCAGAAGTGGAATACGACGATCATACATCATATTCTATATATGTGAAATTCCCTGTTTATGAAGAAACTAAATTGAAATTGGGTGTTCAGGGGGATCTTAACGTTGTTATATGGACCACAACACCATGGACACTCCCGGCCAATCTTGGGGTGGCTTTCCATCCAGAGTTTAAATATTCAATCATCAGAATACTCGATACTAATAACAAAAATCTTAAAAAGGGTGAGATGCTTATTATAGCTTCAGAATTGGTTGAAAAACTGATGGGGCAATTTGGTGTAGATAGTTATGAAGAGGTTAAGCAGATTTTGGGAGTAGAATTTGAAAATGGCAAATGTAAGCATCCATTTTATGATAGAGAATCGTTGATGATTCTTGGGGAACATGTTACTTTAGATCAGGGTACAGGAATAGTGCATACCGCTCCTGGTCATGGTCAGGAGGACTATGAGGTGGGTTTGAAATATGGTTTAGATATATACAATCCTGTGGATGATCATGGTAACTTTAAGAAAGATGTGGAGCTTTTTGCGGGGCTTAATGTAAATAAAGCAAATAAGATAATTGTAGAACATATTGATAACAATGGCACTTTGATACTTTCTGGCAATATACAGCATTCCTATCCTCATTGCTGGAGGTGTAAAAAACCTGTAATATACAGAGCAACTCCACAGTGGTTTATCTCTATGGAGGCAAACGATTTAAGAACTAAAGCTCTTTCGGAAATAAAGAAGGTAAGATGGACACCGTCCTGGGGGGAAAATAGGATTACAGCTATGATTGAAAATAGGCCGGATTGGTGTATCTCCAGGCAGAGGAGTTGGGGTGTGCCCATAGCTGTATTTTCATGTACAGAGTGTGGGGAGATAATAATAAACGAAGAGATTCAAAATAAGGTTTTAGATGCATTTATGAAGCATGGCGCTGATGCCTGGTTTGACAATGATGTGGAATTTTTCCTTGGGAAAGGATTCAAGTGTCCAAAGTGTGGGAGTGAAAAAATTAAAAAAGAGACCGATATACTTGATGTGTGGTTTGATTCTGGCGTAAGCCATGCGGCAGTTTGTGAAGTTAGGGATGAATTGAAACCATCTGCAAATATGTATCTTGAAGGAAGCGATCAGCATAGAGGATGGTTCCATAGTTCATTGCTGGAATCTGTTGGTACCAGAGGGGTTGCACCATACAAAGAGGTACTCACCCATGGTTTTGTTGTTGATGGTAAAGGTAGAAAGATGTCGAAATCACTGGGTAATGTTGTAAAACCTCAGGAGATCATTGAGAAGTATGGAGCTGAGATCTTAAGATTATGGGTGGCAGCGGAGGATTATACCGAAGATGTTAGAATTTCTGAGGATATTATTAAAAGATTGGTGGAATCATACAGAAAAATTAGAAACACTGCACGATATCTATTAGGAAACCTTTACGATTTTAGTCACAATAAAGATTATGTCGAATTTGATAAGCTAATGGAGCTTGATAAATATATCTTGTATAAATGGCAATTGGTGAAAGATCGTATATACAAGGCAAACCAAAACTATCAATTTCATATTTTTTATCATACTCTAATAAATTTTTGTATTAATGATCTATCTGCTTTTTATTTGGATATAATAAAAGATAGGGTTTATTCTTATAGGGCTGATTCTTATCAAAGAAGATCTGCTCAGACGGCAATGTTTCAGCTTATCAAAGAGATGGCAATTGTTATGTCACCTATACTATCATTTACTGCTGATGAAATATGGGAATATATGCCAGACTTTTCAGGAAAAAAAGAGTTTGTTTTTTTAGAAACTTTTCCATCTGTGATGAAAGTCGATGATAATTTGTTGAGAAAGATTGATAGAATTATAGATATTAAAAAAGAGGTAAACAAGGCAATTGAGATAGCAAGAAATGAAAAGATAGTTGGACACCCTCTGGATGCAAGAGTGGAGCTTTATATCGATGAAAGTGACTTAGCTTATTGCAAGATTGATGAAGGTCTGGAAAAGGTATTTATTGTTTCGGAGCTATATGTTGATAATATTGATAATTCACCATCGGATGTTTATACTTCTGATGATGGTAATGTTAAAGTTAAAGTTTCTGCTTCAAAACTACCTAAATGCGAAAGGTGTTGGGTCCATTCTGAGACTATAGGTGAAAGTAAGGAACATCCCGCTTTATGTAGAAGATGCGTGGAAAATCTGTAG
- a CDS encoding ROK family protein, with amino-acid sequence MKKTLSGTGMKVLSIDIGGTNVKYGSFIVKDEVDLIESGFFKTPDSFDDLYKYFDSLLRDKKYDAVTIGVPGVYDFVGDMVVYAPNLKLLNNLKIKESFSSLFDNAEILVENDGNMAAFGEYFFIVGSKLKTFIMITLGTGVGGGIIYNGGILSGRTTISELGHITINFNGRRCGCGKLGCFEAYCGMDGLIQTYNEVSGGSIKKVDDIFKKSQKKDVLARISIDIFSYQLATGLSSLANIFSPECIKIGGGLSFYSDLFYKKTVKHFSKMIFPAFKQYVKLDIATLKNNAGIYGGVALAISNLLSENKRSYKLNLKK; translated from the coding sequence TTGAAAAAAACTTTAAGTGGTACAGGAATGAAAGTATTATCGATTGACATTGGTGGTACGAATGTAAAATATGGTTCTTTTATAGTAAAAGATGAAGTGGATCTGATAGAAAGCGGGTTTTTTAAAACACCTGATTCTTTTGATGATCTTTATAAATATTTTGATTCCCTTTTAAGGGATAAAAAATATGATGCGGTTACAATTGGGGTGCCGGGTGTTTACGATTTTGTGGGAGATATGGTGGTTTATGCTCCAAATCTAAAACTGTTAAATAATTTAAAGATAAAAGAATCGTTTTCATCTTTGTTTGATAATGCAGAAATTCTTGTGGAAAATGATGGAAATATGGCTGCTTTTGGTGAATATTTTTTTATAGTAGGATCGAAACTTAAAACATTCATCATGATAACTCTAGGTACCGGAGTGGGTGGCGGGATAATTTATAATGGCGGTATCCTTTCCGGTAGAACTACAATTTCTGAACTTGGGCACATAACGATAAATTTCAACGGCAGAAGGTGTGGATGTGGTAAATTGGGTTGTTTTGAGGCCTATTGTGGTATGGATGGTTTGATTCAAACTTATAATGAAGTATCCGGTGGCTCGATTAAAAAAGTGGATGATATTTTCAAGAAAAGTCAAAAGAAAGATGTTTTGGCTAGGATTTCTATAGACATTTTTTCTTATCAGCTTGCAACAGGTCTTTCAAGCCTTGCTAATATCTTTTCACCAGAATGTATAAAGATAGGTGGTGGACTATCATTTTATAGTGATCTTTTTTATAAAAAAACGGTGAAACACTTTTCAAAAATGATATTTCCAGCATTTAAACAATACGTCAAACTTGACATAGCTACACTCAAAAATAATGCAGGTATCTATGGTGGTGTGGCTCTGGCAATTTCTAATCTTCTTTCAGAAAATAAGAGAAGTTATAAGTTAAATTTAAAAAAATAG